GACAGCGTCCACACATCTCAACAATACttgatcttttcctcttttatacAAGATATCTCCGTCCAGGACATAATCAATGGCTAATCTCCTTAATGTCTTCTTATCATTTTCCGTCGCATGGTCAGGGTACTCACGACTCTTCATGTATCGCAATATGTCATGGTACCAGGGGTGATCATTCTTTTCTCCTTCATTGTCAATGTTGCAACAATGGGCTGGAGCCTCATAAATGCTGATCTGGATAGGCTTCATATCCTCTAGCCTGTTCACTTTAAACATAGAAGCTAGGGTAGCCAAAGCATCTGCCATCTGGTtctcatctcgtgggagataactaAAGGTGACACTATCAAATTCCTCAATCAATTTCATAACCAATTTTCGATAGCGGACTAACTTGGGGTCTCTtgtttcccattcccctttgaGCTGGTAAATTACTAATGCAGAGTCCCCGTATATCTCTAGCACCTTAATTTTCCGCTCTATGGCTGCTCGGATGCCCataatgcaagcttcatactcagccatattatttgtacaatcaaaatccaatttgctaGTGAAAGGTTAATGATCTCCACTAGGAGACACGAGTAACGCCCCAATTCCATTGCCtatagcatttgaagctccatcaaaattCAGCTTCCAAGGACCATCTTCTTGAAAGTCTTTTTCTGTAGTtgcaacatacatcaaatcttcatttgggaaatcgaAGTTCAATGTCTCATAATCTTCTAGAGCTCTACTTGCCAGGAAGTCCGCTATTACACTCCCTTTGATTGCCTTCTGGTTCACAtaaactatgtcaaattcagatagGAGAATTTGCCATCGGGCCATTCTTCCATTTAGAGCGGTTGATTCCATCAAGTATTTCAGAGGGTCCAATTTAGAAATTAACCAGGttgtatggtacaacatgtactgtGTCAGTCTCTGAGTTGTCCAGATCAGGGCACAACATAACTTCTCGATTGGCGAATATCTTGTTTCACATTCGGTGAacttcttgctgagatagtagattgctctttcttttcgtcctgtctcatcatgttgaccaagcacgcatcccatggaattttTAAATACTGCCAAATACAGTATGAGCGGTTTGTCTGGGCAAGGTGGCATCAGCACTGGGGCGTTGGACAAGTAATGTTTgactttttcaaaagttttttggcactcctcatcccatacacctggattatgtttcttaaggagacggaatatggggtcacatttctcggttaATTGTGAAATAAACCGAGCGATGTAGTTCAGTCTTCCTAGAAAACCTCGAACCTCTTTTTGAGTACGCGGTGGAGGTAATTCTTGTATTGCTCTTACTTTGTCAGGATCAATCTCGATTCCTCTCTCACTGACCACGAACCCAAGCAATTTTCCTGATCTGACCCCAAATGTGCATTTCGCTGGATTTAGCTTTAGTTGAAACTTTCTCAACCTCACAAATAATTTCTTAAGGACCTGCACATGTTCTTCTGTTTTAGATTTCGCAATCATGTCATCAACGTAGACTTCTAACTCcttatgcatcatatcatgaaacagTGTTACCATGGCCCTCTGATACGTTGCCCCTGTATTTttcaacccaaatggcatcactttatagcaaaagGTTCCCCATAGggttatgaatgtagttttcttcatatcctcaggatgcatcttaatttggttatatccagagaaaccatccatgaaagaaaacagtgAATGCCCCGCTGTGTTGTCTACCAAGGTGTCGATGTGCGGCAAgggaaaattatcttttgggctagccttatttaaatctctataatctatacacattcgtactttctcatctttcttagggacagGAACGATATTGGCCACCCACTCGGAGTATCTGACCACTTGCAGGAATCCAGCGTCGAATTGCTTtttcacctcctcttttatttttaatacaacatcaggcctcattcttcgGAGTTTCTGCTGAACTGGTTTACAATCTTCCTTTATAGGAAGTCGGTGAACTACAATGTCAGTACTTAGCCCCGGCATATCTTgatatgaccatgcgaagacatctttgaattctcgAAGCAACTCAATGAGGTCTTGTTTTACTTCTTCAGCTATGCATGTGCCAATCTTCACCACCTTTCCCTCTTCTAGGGTCACCGTCTCTACTATCTCCTTGtaaggtaggatttgtttctcttcctgctctaccatcctcaacaagtccggagataagtTGCAACCTATGTTATCTTCGAAATCTTGAGAttcctctaaacacatatctcgATCAAAAGGATTTCCTAAGTCTATAGTagagtcactcatgtcattAATATCTTGGGACCTGTTATAAGTACCGAAAAATGTACAgggaatgtataaatttaaggattcttatttaatatggtcatgaatgaatgaaagaatgatctAGAATAAAGGCATCCAAGATGACTATTCATGcgaaagaatgaaaagaattttaaaagaatatatactcaaaatgcagaaatatatttcattgaaatcaCAATGTTCAAATATAAGCCCCTCTCATTTCAcaaaaagttttattttctctagGCTTAGAACAATtagtatgttttgaatattactctgaaaaagctctaaaaactttaggcatttcttctgcagtccaattgtttaaaaCACTCCCAGGTTCAATGGGATAGATGCCTGATGTACTTCATTCTTCagatttttcttcaaatatggcattgatgttcAAGTTTCCTAACATTTCCTCTGtggttttctttcttggagtcCTAAGTCCAGAATACATGGTTCCTCCCGATACAAAGGTCTTGGATATGTGGGGGAAAGCCATCGGTTCCCAATCAACTTCTTTTCCATTCAAACGCGCCTTCCTTCTCTCTTGTCTTTTCTCcaactcttttcttctttgcttaGCATTTggtttaaatcctaaaccaaaaCGATCTCGTTTGTCCTTCACCACCGGTGCCTCTATCCTTCCTTGAAGGCATCTTCCAAGTCCTCTTCTAGACAAAGCTCCTTTTCCAATTGTCATTTGTAGTCCCATCCTCGTGGCTCTAGATATGCTGGGCATCGGGATCTTCTTTCCCTCAATGATAGAGGTTACATTTACGAACTCTAAGGATCGAAAGGAACATTCAACCGCCTCATCATCTGTTCCCAAATATGGTGCGTCACTGGTTACCGATGCAATGATGTTTTCCTCAGCGTCCATCGTAATTAACCGGCCTTCTGTTACCAATTTCAACTTCTGGTGCAATGATGAAGGCACCGCTCTTGCTGAATGAATCCAGGGTCTTCCCAACAAGCAGTTATACGAAGGCTTGATATCCATCACTAAAAAATCCACCTCGTATATATTCGGGCCAATCAAGAGGGGTATTTCTATTCTTCCCATCACCTTCCTTTCGgtaccatcaaatgctctcactatattcTGGCATGATTTCATGTGAGAGCTATCCACCGGTAACCTATTTAAGGTGGATAGGGGTAAAACATTTAAGGCTGACCCATTATCAATTAGCACTCCTGCTAACGCATACTCCCCGCAACGAGCAGTGATATGTAATGCTTTGGTGGCTCCTCTTCCTCCAGctggtatttcatcatcattaaagaaaatgaagttgtcGGTGCTGATATTGTTAACCAATCGGTCTAACTTATTCACTGAGATATCGCTAGcgacataagtttcatttagcacCTTAATCAACGCATTACGATGTATCTCTGAACTTATAAGCAATTCAAGCACCGAAATACGAGCCGGTTGTTTATGTAATTGTTCTACCACGCTGTACTCGCTATGTTTTAAGAACTTTAGGAATTCTTTAGCCTCATTTTCAGTTACCGGCTGATTGACACGCGGTTCAATTTTGTCTGTTTTTGCTTTTCCCAACTCAACTGCTAAGGCTTTTCCTTTTCCAGATTCCACTCTCGCGTTTGCTGGATCATAGCGTTTTCCACTTCGTGTATAGAATCCTTCGTCCCCTCCGAAGCGTTTACCAAACTCTCTTTTCCTAGGATTGTCACATTGCAATCGTAATTCCAAGGGACCTTTTTGCTATCCTCGTAAGGAAAGGACACAGGTTTTTGGATTATGACCTTTGGCGCTATTTGTATTCCAGATTCTCTGCTCATtggttttgaaataattaccaCTGGGTGATTAGCCTTTTGGGCTTTCCCCGTAGATTCTTCTTCTGCAGCATAAACTTCTCCTTCTTCTAGTCCCTTAATCTCTTCATAAAACTCCAACTCTTTGTTATCCATTAAGTTTTGCACCATGGTTCTGAATTCGGTACATTTTTGGATGTCGTGGCCTTCTTCTGCATGGAACTCACAAAACTTACTTGCTCCTTCAGGCCTTTCTATTGAATCTTGCTTGATGCGACCTCTTTTCACCATTTGTTTCCAAACCCATTCAAGGGGGGTCCTTATCTCTGCTACATTGGCTTTGACTCTCTTTCCTCCATTCTCAATTATCGCGTTCACCCCTTCCTCATGATTGGGCAACAGACTTTCTGTGTTAGGTGAGTCACCAAATTTGACAACGCCCAATTTGATAAGTCCTTCCACTACTTTCTTGAAAGCAGTACAATTTTCTATCGAGTGTCTTGAAATTCCGGCATGATAGTCACACTGAGCGTTTgtgtcataccattttggaTATGGGGGTTGTAGAGGACTCAAGTAACGAGGAGCGACAACATGtgtattaaataaattctggTACAGCTCCTTATATGTCATTGGAATGGGAGTGAACTGGGGCTTCTCAGTATTTTGCCTCATTCCCGACTCTTGTTTCGATGAGCCCTGTTGATTAATGACCGCTTTCCTTGGTTGACTCACAGTAATTGATTTACTGTAGGCATTCACattattcacttcattttctcttttcctcgggGCTGTCCTTTTATTGTTCTCCCCTCCGTCTATTCTTCCACTTTTAATAGCATGCTCGATCATTTCGCCGCTCATGATTATATCCGAGAAATTCTTTGAAGCGCTTCCCAACATGTGAgtgatgaatggggctttcaaTGTATTAATAAAAGCGTCgtcattttttttccaaagagGTGGTTGCACCGACCGCCACTTCTCTCCATCTCTGTGCATATTGTCCAAGCTTTGCTCGATTTCTTCTCCAAATTCGTAGAGTTATCTGTCGGGCATCATTTCGAGACATGATTGTATTGTCTCATGAATGCTGTGCCAAATCTCTCAAGTAGCAATTTTGGTTCGGCTtagctgattgtaccattttAATGCCGCACCTGTAAGACTATCCTGAAAGCAGTGTATTAATAAttgatcattattaatatacccCGTCATTCTCCTGCAGAACATAGTGATATGGGCTtctgggcaactggtcccattaTATTTCTCGAATTCCGGCATCTTAAATTTGTAAGGGAGCACCAAATCCGGAACTAAGCTCAGATCTTTCGCATCTATTCCATGATAGCTGTCGATACTTTCTATCGCCCTAAACttctcttcaatccatttccatttctcctcaAACTGCTTTGGTAACTCTTCCTTCACCTTGTCTTTCTCAGCTACTTTATCGAAATCCGGGACAACAAAATTAACCAGATTATCGCTAGGACTAGAACTAGATCCAACCTGAAGGTTCTTCGGCATTGAGGCATCACCTGGAAGATGCTGAAGCCTAATAGAAACAGAAGGTCTTCGTGGATGTGGTTCAGTCTGAACTTGCGCATGCGGAGGCGTGAATCCTGGAGGAAAAAGTAGTTCatcattgttttcttcttcGTCACAAATCACAGGACCTTTCCCTTTATCCGCTCCCTTGGTTATTAATTGcgtcaatttagtcattaggTCATCTTGAGACTCCTTCATCTTTTGTACCATGTCTTTCTGGATCTTTTCCACATGTTCTTTCATTTGCACCTGCAACTggtcttgcatttccttttgaagcCGTTCTAGtttttccaacctttgttccATAATTTTTGACTTTGCACAGGTGCCGTAATAGTGTCGATTTTCTAGGttagctgaaataattttattcaattagggTCATTTAATGGTTGTTAATACATATAATgtgatgcaatgcatgaaatgaatgcaaaaaggtgttaattctaattcaatttcattctaaaaactttactagaaaacaaacttCTTTACATAAGGTGGATTACAGATACGACTTAGCCCTAATACTCAAAACTCTAATTTTCTTAAGTAACGAAGCTAACTTCTGTCCTCGTCTTGACTTTAACTCGTACTCTACGCTCAACACATCAGCTTGTATTGCCAACGTTTGCAAATGATCAGCTACCTCCGGGATTTGAACCACGGCTTCTCCCATAATATGATCTCTATCTCTTACTTGGTTCTGGAAGTAGTGTAACTGCTCAGTTTGACGATCTTTATTAGCTTCCAAATACTCAATCTGGATCTCGCAATTTCGTAATACTGCTTCTAACTCttcaattctttctttcatttcttcaattctATTTAAGCTTGCCTTCAATTCCATCACAGAATTTCGATTTCGATGCCGATGGAGAGATCCTTCTAATTCAGTCACTCTGCTTTCTAGTTCCCCATTTTCCTTCTGATTCTCTGACAGGCTCCTCTTTAAAGTCTCGTTCTGTACTTGAATTTCTTGGAACCTCTTTTCCCATTCATCAGccttattcttttcttcttgaatctCCTTGCGCCATTTCTCAGAAGTCTTTCCCAACCCGGCAGTCCTCATTGATAGCCGCATCTTCTTGTATCTGTTTTCAGACTATTTAGATCTTCTTCAGCCCtagctttcccttttcttagtCATTCCGCCTCGAGCTTTTGAACGTCTGCATCCAGTCTTAAGTTCattttttcttcctctatttGCTCTATTTGTTTTTCCAACTCTGCATTTctcctttcaaaatcttgttttaGAATTTCTAATTCAGAAGGGACGACCCGTAAATGCTCTTCTATCGACTGACTGCCTTCATAACTTGATTCGGGGATATTATCATTAATTCTTCTAACTCTCCAATCATCATACTCGAGAGTCGTCATTGGTCCTACAACTAATCTCTTCATCCGACGAGTTTGCTTCCAAGCATTGGTCATCTCTCGAATTTTCTTCTTGCAGCCATCTTCTCCGTACGAAAATTCACACTCAGCTAATCCCTGGGTTGCGGGTACAAACTGTCTTGACCTATACTGTCTGAGTACTAACAACGGGGCATAACCAACAGCTCCCCAGATTCCAAGCAGATGAACCCAATCAAAAGCACCACACCGGTACAAGATTTCATCCGGAAGTAACCATGGAGCCCTCCACTCAACGTCTTCTTCCTGCATGCTctgaagaattgccatccactttTCCATCGAGATGTCATCCCTTCTCGGTGTAGCTACTACCTCTTTTAATGGcaaataattttcagagaagacCCGATATGAGACTTtatcaactttcaaaaaatgactatggaacCATGCGAGTAATAGCTGagcacatccaataaatctacctTCACCCGCTCTCCGACAGGCATTTAGAGATCTGAACGTTTCTGCTAAAATCGCTGGAACCGGAGTAACTCCCTTATCAAGACGGTCGAACAAATCAGTGACCGCCTCATCAACGTGCCCCAAAGCCTTTGGGAAGATAACTAAGCCGTATATGCTCAAAGCGAAGACATCTACCCTCTTTTTTACATCTGGATGCACTAGAACCACATCTTTCAAATTCCTCCAAGAAATGCATTTGTTATCCCTTTTTTGTTTGATTCGGGCtgaacccactgctcactcatacCCGTTATGTTCATCAACTTTTTCAGAATGGTCGGTGGATTTACAGCTCTCGAGTTCTAAGTCGACTCTTCCGAATGTAAAACAACTGTAGGCAGAGTTCTAAAATTGTGTTATAGCCCGGAACAagtgcttgtctaccttcatatCTAGCAAGTACGACAAATCCCCATAATTGGAATAGAAAAGCTGTCTGACCTCCTCATCCCATTAGTCCCAAATCTCTTTCAACTCTCGCAAATCGTTCTGTGTTACACTAATACGGGTGAAGTCCCATAACTCTGATATATATCCTTCAGCCAAACTATCCATTTTCTCCTGCTGCGTTGTTTCTGACCAAACTCGGACCGCCGCattatcttccaccttatcaagaaaccccCTTTCCATGATAAGCTCTCAGTCTAGAAACCGAACATGAACCAACGCCTTGAATCATGAAATGCCATGCAGTTGAAATGTCATGCATCCATAAAACAGCAAAGATCAGTATTAGGTATAAACATACAATCCACGACAATTCAGAAAGAATAAGAGCACATATCAGGGAATCTACTGGGTTTGGTGTAGTTTTACCTAGGGTGAGTTCCTAAGGGTCACTACatgaggtttggctctaaagatAAGGTATCctaaccagcagattcctcgatcttcacccattataggctcatacagaccgagttcggttcaggggaatacatttctctatggctgcacggagatgaaaacctcacgaagacataggtacagatgtatcccgaaagcgatccactatcctgcacggaggtgaaaacctcatgaaggagtagcttctcactcccacttacaAAGGTGTGACCAaaggtcatgcaatgcaatgcaaaagataccaaaatttaaacaaatagaGCAATTATAAACCACAATGATGAAAATTATAATGAAGAATGATatgcaatgaaaggatcgtaaatttaaaccaaattttcaattttcgacaaaagacaaaaagtaatcaactcgtggctcgactcacttttttgaaaaattccccagcggagtcgccaagctgttgacaccatttttttggatgaaaacgtGGTCGACTtgagttttgaaaaatgaaacgggagtcgccaccaatcctttttatgaggtgtgattggatcacctctaaaagtggttgtttttaataaacggtttgactttattaaaacaacaagtttggtccacgaaattcagaaaaacaggttcgggagtcagttacgcatgaggaaggattagcaccctcgatacgcccgaAATTGGTACCCAGTTGGTTACTTAATGTCTCGATGTCGAAAATTaagaactttgaagaattttaaaaatacgatccttattttgaaaaaaagaaaacttataaaAGTCGAGCTGCTCATTAAGACTTTTTCATTTCagaaagagaaaatgtcacacccaatgcgttagggtaCGATATCTTACCTCTTCCGAAATGAGCAAATCTAAACTCGcattaaaaagttttttttttaaaaaaaatgtttgattATTTAAGTCATATGAAAAAATTgtgacccaatacgttagggtacaatttcttcaaatgttaaacattgaatattgcatttattttgaaaaatcctcgtctcgagaaatcaacgtatcgcgtccaatacattaggacacgacgtatTGAATTCTCAATAACGAGTTTTATTTATgtcctttttttataaaaagaataacCTCGATGATCTAGATCCAACGAAggaaattgaaacccaatacgttagggctcgattctttCGAGGATCTCAAATACCGattgttacttttattttgaaatttttcgtcgttttttttttgataaattcgAGTAATAAGAatgtaaaataacaataatgatgataatgcaAGTAATACAAGCAAAAttagaaaagataaataaataagatggcaaatacataataaaagaaatcatcaaataaaagtaaataaacaaataaaaattaaagcacttaagtaaaagataataataatgagcatgtaaataaataaataaattaacaccacatgaaacaataataatgaataatattataatatatatatgtatgtatgaaataaaaaaatagacataaaagctatattttaaattgtaaggATTGTATATAAGTagatatatgtatttatgaaaataaaatatagatatatagatatgtatataagttgtaaaacatgtaaatatatatatatatatatatatatatatatatatatatatatatatatataagtatatatgagTTCTAAAAGGTAATGTAtgtatatcataaaaatatttgcatgtatatatatatataccgaaaatttaaataaaatacatataaataaataggtaataataataataataataataataataataataataataataataataaagatactACAAAGGacttaaattaaagtaaaaataaaatattgggtgaattcgaaataaataaaaacagaaaGGACTAGATTGCAATACGCGCCAAAAAGAGGGGGACCAAGACTGCGAATAAACCAGAGCCCCCAAAACGCAGCGCTGCAGtgggctaaattgaaacaaaagtaaaattgcagggccaaattaaaaaaaggaaataacaaaaaaagatcaaattgtAATGCGCTGCAAACTCAGAGGGACTGCTTGCGCAAATAACCCAAAAACTAAagacacgcggatcctccccctgggtcgggtcaccgcgcgggtcagggGTGGctcaaacggcgccgttttgaaatggttatttaaaccaaaaatattttttttaacttcattttcggtctcaactaaaaaaaacaaagcaaaatccTCTCCCCCATTTTAATAAATCCAGAAACCGGCCATTGTCCCCGTCGATGAACGGCCGTACAGAGGCCGATGCTCCGTCACGGGCGGTGGTCGGAGTGAGAAAAAAGGGTTTTTAAACCCCGTTCTCGATCCCCACTCTAAGACTCGATCCTTCAGACCCAACAAGCCGAAAAAGGAGGGACCTTTCGTCCCTTTTTCGATCCGATTCCAACACCGACGGGCTTTCGAGACCGGTAagtatcctttttcttttctcttccgTTTCGCTTATAGTTtaaaagaatagtaaaaaaaaaaaaacaacgaCAACAATAAACAGagaataaaaagataatatacaagaacagaaaaaaaaattttgaatcaacctttttgttcttttttgatctgtttttttttttatttcgaatgttgtaaaaaaagggagaagaaaaatagagagatgGGGCTCGACTTTTATAGCCGATCTACTCCTATTTTCTATTATCTGGCTGCTTGCGtgttctcttctttttgcaggCATTTAATGGGCGACGGTGGATGGGACAGAGGCGGTGACAGACGCGCGGCGGTGGCGGCAGAAGACCTAAGGTCTGAACCAGGCAGCACTTGGGAGACCAACAGTCTGAAGCAGGGGCGGCGCTTagtttctgaaaccctaggccGACTTTGGTTTCTAGGTCTATTGGGCCTA
The window above is part of the Gossypium raimondii isolate GPD5lz chromosome 9, ASM2569854v1, whole genome shotgun sequence genome. Proteins encoded here:
- the LOC105797430 gene encoding uncharacterized protein LOC105797430, whose translation is MRLSMRTAGLGKTSEKWRKEIQEEKNKADEWEKRFQEIQVQNETLKRSLSENQKENGELESRVTELEGSLHRHRNRNSVMELKASLNRIEEMKERIEELEAVLRNCEIQIEYLEANKDRQTEQLHYFQNQVRDRDHIMGEAVVQIPEVADHLQTLAIQADVLSVEYELKSRRGQKLASLLKKIRVLSIRAKSYL